Within Mongoliitalea daihaiensis, the genomic segment TGCTTTTAGAGATGATCCAAATCATTTTGGATACCAATTTGCATGACTTAAAATCCTTAGACAAAGCTTTTTCTGATGAGGATTATCCTGTGATCAAGAAAAGTTGTCATAAGTCTAAACCTTCCCTCAGCTATATTGGTGCCATTCAAACAAGAAAACTTGTAGAACAAATTGAAGGGGATATCCCGAGTGCTCAAAACTTATATCAAGATTTAAAGGCTCAGATAAAGGTTATTGAAAATGAATTACGTCAATTTTTAAATTCAGTAGAATAACATGATTTTTGACCGCTAGTTTAGTTTTTTAATTGACATTCATTTTTTTTCCGATCTTTAGCTACCCAAAGCAATGGTAGTTATGAAACATAAGTTATTAGTACTGCTGTTCCTGTTCGGAGGAACAAATTTTCTTTTAGCTCAACAACTCACAGTTGAGTACATCATGCGTGATCCTGTCTGGATGGGTCATTTTCCTTCCAATATTCGATGGTCGGATGATTCTCAAGTCATTTTTTTCAGTTACAATCCCGAACAAAATCCAGCAGACTCCTTGTATAAGATTGAACTCTCAGACCCACAGCGATACCTGAAGGTCTCCAAAGCAGAGCGTCAAGCAATGCTACCTGCGAATGCCCAAAGCAATGCTGGCAAATCAATGAAGGTGTACACGGATGGTAATGAGTTAATGCTATATCACGTACAAACCAAAGAAAAAAAGCAGGTGCTTGAATGGCCTGACAGAATCAGTAATCCTACATTTTTGAATGGAGATCAACAAATTGCATTTGAATCTCGGTCAAACATTTTCATTTATGAAATGGGGACCGGCAAAGTTAAAAGGATAACAAATATTCAATCTGGTAACAAAACAGAGGAGCGAACAACCAAACTCAACGAGCGGGATGAATGGTTGAAAGAGGATAATCTACAACTGTTGCAAGTAGTAAGAGAACGGGAAGAAACAAGGGAACAGCGAAAAGCCTATGCGGAATCATTTGCAAAGCCTGAGCCCTACACTTTTTATTCAGGTAGCAAACAGGTATCCAATTTACAAGTTAGTCCCGATGGTTCATTTGTTACTTTTGCTCTTATTACCAGAGCACAAAACAAAAATACAGTGGTGCCGGATTATACGCACTCAAGTGGCTACACTACCAACCTCAATACCCGCAGTAAAGTAGGTGACCAACCGACTAAAGTAGAAATGGCTATTTATCATGTAGCCAAAGACACCGTTTACTTGGTCAATACCACCACACTTCCTGGTTTGAAGGATTTGCCGGATTACGTCAAGGACTATCCAGATAAAAAATGGGAATCCAAAGAGCGAGATTTGCTCCTTTCTGGCCCCTACTTTTCCAAGGATGGTAAAAAAGCGGTGATCAATGTACGTTCGTTTGACAACAAGGATCGATGGATTGCGCTGCTGGATTTGGAGAATGGAACAGTTAAAAATCTTGACCGTCAACGGGATGAGGCATGGATTGCAGGTCCAGGCATTGGATGGAGCATGGGTGGAGGCACTTTAGGTTGGCTTCCTGACAACAAGCATATCTATTTTCAATCTGAAGAAAGCGGATTTTCACATCTTTATGTATTGGATGTGACCAAAGGTGCTAAAAAGCAACTGACCTCAGGAACTTTTGAAGTTTATGATCCAAAGATATCCAATAATGGAAAATATTGGTTTTTGACCACCTCTGCTGTAGATCCAGGTGAACGGCACTTGTACATGATGCCTTTGATGGGGGGCAAAATGGAGAAGTTAACGACGATGGTTGGTAATAACGATGTTGCTATCTCTCCTGATGAGAAGAATTTTGCTATTCTCCACTCCTATTCTAACAAACCATGGGAAATCTATCTGCAAGCCAATGAAGTAGGAGCTGAACCTAAACAATTGACCTTTGGTCAAAGTGAGGCGTTCAAGGCATACTCATGGAGAGATCCAGAAATAGTCCGGTTTAATGCCGAAGATGGTGCGCGTGTTCCTGCCCGTCTCTACAAACCTGATCCTGAAAAAAGTAATGGGGCAGCTGTCATTTTTGTTCATGGTGCCGGTTACCTACAAAATGTGCATAAATGGTGGTCTACCTATTTTAGGGAGTACATGTTTCACAATCTTTTGACAGATTTGGGTTATACGGTGTTGGACATCGATTATAGGGCATCTGCTGGATATGGTAGAGATTGGAGAACAGGCATTTATCGTCATATGGGTGGTAAAGATTTATCCGATCAGGTGGATGGGGCTAAGTATTTGATGGCAGAACATGGAGTTCAAGCTGGCAAAATAGGTATCTACGGGGGAAGCTATGGAGGCTTTATTACATTGATGGCTTTGTTCAATGCTTCGGATACTTTTACCTCCGGTGCAGCGCTTCGCTCAGTGACAGACTGGGCACATTACAATCACGGATATACTAGCAATATTTTGAATGAACCTTTCAATGATCCGATTGCTTACCGTCGTTCTTCTCCCATGTATTTTGCTGAGGGATTAAAAGGACATTTGTTGATCGCGCATGGCATGCTAGATGTGAATGTACATTTCCAAGATGTTGTCAGACTTGCCCAACGATTGATTGAACTTGGAAAAGAAAATTGGGAATTTGCTGTGTACCCGGTGGAAGATCATGGATTTGTGGAGCCAAGTAGTTGGACAGACGAGTACAAACGAATTTTAAAATTATTCAATGATACCTTAATCGACTAATCATGTCAAAAGTATGTAGCATTCTAACCTGTAGTTACCTCTTGTTATTTTTTCTGTTTTTTTCTTGCCAACAAAAGGATAAACTATCTCTAGACGAACGGGGAGTAATTGCCACCCAAGCTATGGTTGTCTCTGCACGGACAGAGGCATCAACGATTGGATTGCTCATGTTAGAAAAAGGAGGAAATGCTTTCGATGCCATGGCTGCTACAGAGTTGGCATTGGCCGTTGCATTCCCATTTGCCGGCAATTTAGGCGGGGGTGGATTTATGGTTTACCGTTTAGCGGATGGCCAAATTGGATCAATTGATTACCGTGAAAAAGCACCCATAGCTGCCCATAAGGATATGTATCTCGATGAAGAAGGAAATGTTATCCCAGGACTAAGTACCAAAGGAGCGCTCGCAGTGGGTGTTCCTGGTACTGTTGCAGGAATCTATGAAGTTCATAGTAAATTTGGTGCTTTGCCATGGGCGGAAATTTTGAAACCCGTCATTCAACTAGCTGAAAAAGGTGTTGTAGTCACAGAAAAACAAGCACAACGGCTTGCCAATAATAGAAAGGATATCATAGAAGTAAGTGGCGAACAAACCCTCTTTGCAAAGGAGTTTGTAGCAGGTGACACCATTCAATACCCTGCTTTAGCAAGTACCCTGAAGAGAATAGCTATAAATGGAGCAGATGAGTTTTATAAGGGAGAAACTGCTCAAAAGCTAGTTGAATTTTTAAAATCGAAAGGAGGAATCATTACCTTAGAAGATTTAGCAACTTATCAGCCCCAATGGAGAGAGCCGATTCGGTTTGATTATCGAGGCTACTCCATTATTTCGATGGCCCCTCCGAGTTCAGGCGGGATTACACTTGCCCAAATTATGGGGATGTTGGAACCTTTTCAGCTAGCTTCTATGCGGCATAATTCAGCAAACTATATTCAGGTATTGACAGAAGCAGAACGCAGGGCCTATGCAGATAGGAATTTTTACTTGGGTGATCCAGACTTTGTAGAAATTCCTGTAAAGCAGCTGATGGATAAAAGCTACCTCAACGCTCGCATGTCCACCTTCGATGCAGAGCGTGCCACACGATCTTCAGAAGTAGGACATGGCGAAATTCAGTTTCAAGAAAGTCATGAAACGACTCACTACTCTATCGTTGATCAATTTGGAAATGGTCTTTCCATTACCACTACCTTAAATGGTGCCTATGGATCCAAGTTGTATGTGGATGAATTAGGCTTTTTCTTGAATAATGAAATGGATGATTTCAGTTCAAAAACAGGTGTTCCCAATATGTTTGGACTGATTGGTGCGGAAGCCAACGCTATTGCTCCTAGAAAGCGAATGTTGAGTTCAATGACGCCCACGATTGTGGAAAAAAACGGAAAACTGTTCATGGTTTTGGGCACACCGGGAGGGTCAACCATCATCACATCTGTCTTGCAGACGATTTTAAATGTAGTAGAATTTGGGATGGGCATGCAGCAAGCAGTAGATCTCCCTCGCTTCCACCACCAATGGCTTCCCGACCATATCAATTTTGAACCCAAAGGTTTTTCATCTGCCGATATGGAGATTTTAAAAGTGAAAGGGTACAAAATCAATGAGGGATATAGCCCAATCATTGGAAAAGTAGACGCAATCTTGGTCTTGCCTGATGGCAGACTTGAAGGAGGTGCAGATAAGCGTGGAGATGATGCAGCAGTAGGTTTCTGATATGGATGCTCAAGTATTAAAAGGACTGATTACTGAAAAAATGCCTTTCGGGAAATACAAAGGAAGAATATTAGCAGATCTTCCTGAATATTACTTGGTATGGTTTCACCGACAGGGATTTCCCCAAGGAAAGTTAGGAATGTATTTACACACCCTATACGAGATCCGACTCAATGGATTGGAAGGGATTTTGGAAGAACTAAGGAAGGGTCGACGTTAAAAAAATTTAATATAATCAATCACTAATTCAAAATCACCTTCTTGTTTATCTGCCAAAATAATGCCTAAGCGTTGAATGTGTTGAAGTTCTGAGAGCGCTATGCCTTTTTGTGTCGTTTCTCCCATACGACTGATTTCAAAATCTGTGAGCAAAAAGGTTACTACTTCCCAATCATCTGAGACAGCCAGAAACTTTTTTCTGAATTTGGGAAGATAAAAAGCAGTTTCCCGCTCTAGCAAAATTTCAAAATTTCTATAGGAAGGTGATTTGAATCGCATTTCGCAGTAGGAAAAAGAAGAAAGGTCGTACTTCCCCATTGGACTTCGAAGTGAAACAAAGCCTCCATTATTCTCTAAGGAGACATGGCCATAAAAAACCACAGCATTTTTTTCCAACCTGGCGTTGGAATCTGACATCCCTCCCATCACGCCATCATTGATAATGACCCAGCGACCAAAAATTTTTCCCTCACCAAAATCAAAGAGTAAGGATCCTTCCGGATTAGGAATAAGAAAATTCATAATAGCATACAGGGTTATGACTAATGAATACATAGGTATTTAACTTCTTACCTTGCAAAAAGTTGCCTAAATATCTATAAAACAAATTAATTTAAAAAACTCGTCAAAAATTAATGGAAGAAATCTTTCTAGCATTACATTTGAGGCTATTAGTTGGTATTGCTGAGAGGATCGCTCCTTTCGATAAGACCTTATCAAATTAAATCTTTTGTGAATACAATCTTAACCATAATCGTAACTTTTAATGGTGCTCGGTGGATCGAGACCTGTCTCAGGAGCTTGTCCGAAAGTACCTTGGACTCGGATATCCTGATTATTGACAATAACTCCACTGACAATACTGTGGATATCATTCGTTCCAATTCAGTTGACGTCCAATTGATTCAATCTTCTACCAATTTGGGATTTGGAGGAGCTAACAATATCGGATTACTCCAGGCAATCAAGCAGGGCTATGATTATGTGTTCTTATTAAATCAAGATGCATATGTAGCAAAAGACTGTTTAGAAAAGCTCTATAAATCCTCCCTCAACTCCCCTACCTTTGGAATCATCAGTCCAATACAGCTGCAGCCTGATGGGCAAAATATGGATGTAGTTTTTGAGAATCAAGTGAAAAAACATTATCATCCAACCACGGAGGTACTTTTAGAAAATCAAACACAGAAAAATATCCAAGATTTACATGAGGTTCGTTTTGTTGGAGCTGCTTCATGGTTTGTCACTAGGGAGCTTATCAAAAAAGTGGGATTATTTAACCCCTTCTTTCATCATTATGGCGAGGACAA encodes:
- a CDS encoding Hpt domain-containing protein — translated: MYQLISPQTIYQYFGDDDKEMLLEMIQIILDTNLHDLKSLDKAFSDEDYPVIKKSCHKSKPSLSYIGAIQTRKLVEQIEGDIPSAQNLYQDLKAQIKVIENELRQFLNSVE
- a CDS encoding S9 family peptidase gives rise to the protein MKHKLLVLLFLFGGTNFLLAQQLTVEYIMRDPVWMGHFPSNIRWSDDSQVIFFSYNPEQNPADSLYKIELSDPQRYLKVSKAERQAMLPANAQSNAGKSMKVYTDGNELMLYHVQTKEKKQVLEWPDRISNPTFLNGDQQIAFESRSNIFIYEMGTGKVKRITNIQSGNKTEERTTKLNERDEWLKEDNLQLLQVVREREETREQRKAYAESFAKPEPYTFYSGSKQVSNLQVSPDGSFVTFALITRAQNKNTVVPDYTHSSGYTTNLNTRSKVGDQPTKVEMAIYHVAKDTVYLVNTTTLPGLKDLPDYVKDYPDKKWESKERDLLLSGPYFSKDGKKAVINVRSFDNKDRWIALLDLENGTVKNLDRQRDEAWIAGPGIGWSMGGGTLGWLPDNKHIYFQSEESGFSHLYVLDVTKGAKKQLTSGTFEVYDPKISNNGKYWFLTTSAVDPGERHLYMMPLMGGKMEKLTTMVGNNDVAISPDEKNFAILHSYSNKPWEIYLQANEVGAEPKQLTFGQSEAFKAYSWRDPEIVRFNAEDGARVPARLYKPDPEKSNGAAVIFVHGAGYLQNVHKWWSTYFREYMFHNLLTDLGYTVLDIDYRASAGYGRDWRTGIYRHMGGKDLSDQVDGAKYLMAEHGVQAGKIGIYGGSYGGFITLMALFNASDTFTSGAALRSVTDWAHYNHGYTSNILNEPFNDPIAYRRSSPMYFAEGLKGHLLIAHGMLDVNVHFQDVVRLAQRLIELGKENWEFAVYPVEDHGFVEPSSWTDEYKRILKLFNDTLID
- the ggt gene encoding gamma-glutamyltransferase — protein: MSKVCSILTCSYLLLFFLFFSCQQKDKLSLDERGVIATQAMVVSARTEASTIGLLMLEKGGNAFDAMAATELALAVAFPFAGNLGGGGFMVYRLADGQIGSIDYREKAPIAAHKDMYLDEEGNVIPGLSTKGALAVGVPGTVAGIYEVHSKFGALPWAEILKPVIQLAEKGVVVTEKQAQRLANNRKDIIEVSGEQTLFAKEFVAGDTIQYPALASTLKRIAINGADEFYKGETAQKLVEFLKSKGGIITLEDLATYQPQWREPIRFDYRGYSIISMAPPSSGGITLAQIMGMLEPFQLASMRHNSANYIQVLTEAERRAYADRNFYLGDPDFVEIPVKQLMDKSYLNARMSTFDAERATRSSEVGHGEIQFQESHETTHYSIVDQFGNGLSITTTLNGAYGSKLYVDELGFFLNNEMDDFSSKTGVPNMFGLIGAEANAIAPRKRMLSSMTPTIVEKNGKLFMVLGTPGGSTIITSVLQTILNVVEFGMGMQQAVDLPRFHHQWLPDHINFEPKGFSSADMEILKVKGYKINEGYSPIIGKVDAILVLPDGRLEGGADKRGDDAAVGF
- a CDS encoding DUF3820 family protein, with translation MDAQVLKGLITEKMPFGKYKGRILADLPEYYLVWFHRQGFPQGKLGMYLHTLYEIRLNGLEGILEELRKGRR
- a CDS encoding CIA30 family protein produces the protein MNFLIPNPEGSLLFDFGEGKIFGRWVIINDGVMGGMSDSNARLEKNAVVFYGHVSLENNGGFVSLRSPMGKYDLSSFSYCEMRFKSPSYRNFEILLERETAFYLPKFRKKFLAVSDDWEVVTFLLTDFEISRMGETTQKGIALSELQHIQRLGIILADKQEGDFELVIDYIKFF
- a CDS encoding glycosyltransferase family 2 protein translates to MNTILTIIVTFNGARWIETCLRSLSESTLDSDILIIDNNSTDNTVDIIRSNSVDVQLIQSSTNLGFGGANNIGLLQAIKQGYDYVFLLNQDAYVAKDCLEKLYKSSLNSPTFGIISPIQLQPDGQNMDVVFENQVKKHYHPTTEVLLENQTQKNIQDLHEVRFVGAASWFVTRELIKKVGLFNPFFHHYGEDNNFAARAQYFGFKIGVQVTTSIIHDRKPRKKSDFLPVRLRTFPLHQLLDIRKPFVIAWLVGYHQLGRTSKKLRQLHGNSYNTDIEALEKWFFEDLKKARSIRKGLKKPYL